The following DNA comes from Thalassoglobus sp. JC818.
CAGAAAGAACTTCTGAGCTGGGTGCCATGCCCTCGCTTGCGTGGGCATGCTTTGATCGTCACAGGATGGTAAAGTTGGCAATGCGCTCTGGCCATCGAAAAACTCGAAAAGTCTACAACATTGACGGAGATGTCCATTTCCTGACGTTTTCGTGCTTTCGTCGACTGCCTCTGTTGAGTAAAGGCCGAACATGCCAGTGGGTGGTCGATGGCATTGGTCTTGCCAGGCAGAAAAATCCTTTCGATCTCTGGGGGTGGGTCATTATGCCGGAGCATGTGCATCTGATTCTGATACCTCATGCGAACGTTCGGATCGCTTCTATTCTGACCACGATGAAACAATCTGTGTCGAGACGTGCGACCAGGTGGTTGAATGAAAACGCACCAGAGTTCCTGACCGAATTGTTGGACGAACAACCGAATGGAAAACGGTCTTACCGATTCTGGCAGAGAGGTGGCGGATACGATCGTAATCTGCGTTCAACCCGAGACGTCCACGAGAAACTTGCTTACGTACACCAGAATCCTGTGAAAC
Coding sequences within:
- a CDS encoding transposase, whose amino-acid sequence is MRSGHRKTRKVYNIDGDVHFLTFSCFRRLPLLSKGRTCQWVVDGIGLARQKNPFDLWGWVIMPEHVHLILIPHANVRIASILTTMKQSVSRRATRWLNENAPEFLTELLDEQPNGKRSYRFWQRGGGYDRNLRSTRDVHEKLAYVHQNPVKRGFVEKPEQWTWSSANAWSTGSDVPISIERHSVPTLRFSKTRSTQDCSTDPHQHAHASEGMAPAPHRKTLRNPQRR